Within the Setaria viridis chromosome 3, Setaria_viridis_v4.0, whole genome shotgun sequence genome, the region GTTATCTGCCTGTCTTATCGTTTAAATTAACTAATGAACTTGTTTCAAAGACTTGACCGAAAcccatttttttttcagcttTGACATAGAGGCATCTCATCAGGTTGGTGCGAAAATTATGTATAAGAAGGCACAAGCATCACACAAAGAAAGATGCACTCAAATGTTGTGGATCCTCAATATCAGCAAGAAGCAATGAACTGATGAAAATCCCTGAATTCCCAATTGCATAGAGAGCAGGCGTCTTCTGGGCTAGCTTAGCTGCTCTGGTGTGCCGGGAGGTCCTCGTGGTCACTTAGGGTACGCAAATCAACAACACCATCCATCATTGCAGATCTCTTCCTTCTTCGTCTCGCCGCTTGCATCTTGAGTTGCTGACCTGCCCTTCATTCGCATCTAATTTCTCAGAACTTGTTGTGTCCTCGAGATGGTGAAGGGGAGGAGGTCCAAGAGACGGAGGTGCCCGGCGGCCAGCCTCACCGATGACCTCATTGTCGAGATCCTCTCTCGCCTCCCTGCCAGGTCGGTCTGCCGCTTCAGGTGCGTGTCCACGGCCTGGCGGGACCTCATCTACGCCAACCACAGGAAGCTCCCCCAGACCCTGGCTGGCTTCTTCACCATGCACGACGGTGAGGGCTCGATGAGCTCAGTTCCACATTTCACCAATGTTTCGGGCAGAGACGGCCCTTTGGTCCCCTCCTCATTTGAGTTCCTGCCAAACCGCGTCTACCTTCAACACTCTTGCAATGGACTTGTCCTTTTGAGCTACTGGCCCAACCAACCCGATGACCTCTATTGCTTCGTGTGTAATCCGGCCACGAAGAAATGGATGCAATTGCCGGGCTTCCTTTTTGGAGGCAGGTGTTGGGGTTTAAGTCTGGGTTTCGACCCCATTGCCTCACCCCACTTCTACGTGTTTCAGCTCTTTGAAGACTATCGTAACTTGGTCGCCGGAGTGCAGGTATATTCATCCGAGACAGGACAAACAGTTGGTGAGGAGACTGAATGGGACAATAGAGTAATTGGCCGTTGTGCTCCTTTTTCAGTGAGTGTCTTTCTGAATGGATGTCAACATTATCTGACCTATGATCCTGCTATAGCTGTGGTGGACACTCGGGGGAAATTACGCCGGAGCATACCTGTTCCTGACAACAAGGACGATGGTTTCATCCACCAGTCTCAGGGCCGTTTGTACTATGCCAATTTTGAGGcagatgatgaggatgaggtGGTTCGGCTAGTGGTTTATGTTCTTGAGGACTATGACAACCAGCAATGGACATTGAAGCATTCAGCTGAAGCAGAATATGTTCTTGGGCGGACAAGTTCTAACCTTTTCCGGGACTTTGAGTTGGTCGCAATTCATCCCGACTGTAACATCATCTTCTACACTGTTGGGTGGGATAAGACACTCATGTCCTATGATATGGACCGTCGGCGGGTTCAGGTGATCTGCACTCTTGGGCAGGACACTCGGGAGCGGTATCTGCCGTACGTGCCATCGTTTTCGGAGTTGCAAGCCTTGCACGCATGACACCATTTTATAGCAAGTGGCGGGGCCTCAATAGGACTCAGATACATATGATACGAAGGtgttgggcctgttcgcttcagcttattcagccggcttatcagccaccaaacagtattttcctctcacaacaaatcagccgtttcagcttttcagccggcttaacGACTGCTAGTGGGTAACTTGTCTTTCGTTACTGGAATGATGAGTTAGCAACCCAAGAGAACCGTTGTCATTTTTTCTGCTACCTGCAAAAGCTCGTCGTCTTCAAGAGTCTCAACTGAATAATTCCTCCTGCCTGAACCATGGAAGTGTGCACCTGCAGGTAAAGGGCATTGGACGGATGACGAAGCTTCCATGGCCGCCATTGCCATATCCGTGTAGAATGTAGTGGTTTCAGTTCGTGGTAAGCGCAGTTCCACAAAACTGAATTTTACTCCTAACTGGCGCCGGAGTGAATTTACCTCCTAAGGGCGGCGTGCTTTCAGAGTGTATTTTCTTTGTAAGAAGTTGTTGTACAGAATGGTGTCTGAATTTACCTCCTAACTTGTGACGTTGCAAGTTGCGGCTCTTTTATTGAGTACCTGATGGATTCAACGTCTAGATCTCCCTGTTTCATTGATGCAAGTAGCCTTGACCCTTGAGTGAGAAAAaaatccttctctttttttgaAGAGGTGCTACTGTCGGCGGTTCTTGGAACCATCGCGTAGACCTTATTTTTCTTGCTTGCTTTTGTTTCTCATTAGGGTTAGGAGGGAAATGCATAAAATGATATTGTTATTTTAGAGGAAGAACATGATTACCATCAGAGGGGGCATCACCcaagccaattttttttttttataaccaCAAGCCAATCTGACTGAGGTAAGGCGTGCTGGTTTCAAGAAGGCCTAGATTAGTCAGGATCCGGTTAGTGAGTGGGCCAGATCTTTGCCGGCAAGGCAAATGCAAAGCGCCAGAGCCCAACCCACTCTGGCTCTGCGACGGGGATGGTGCACGCGCGCACGCCACAAGACACGCACTCAGTTTGTTGCAGTCCCGCCGTCTGCCTCCGGCCCAGAACGCGGATGCTGGATCCCTGGGCTGGGCCAGTGGTCCGCAACCATCGTGGGGCCGACGCCTAATTTAGTCAGCAAAGACTCGGGTTGACTAATTTAATCAGctctattatgttttttttccccctcttctTTCCTGTTCCTGGGTTTATAGCTTCGAATCAAAATGCGTCTTAATCTGCTGACGTCGAAAATCGTGAGCTCATGACGTCACGCGCGCACAGTTTTTCGCCACGTGCACGCCACCTCGTGGACACGCGCCTTCTCACTGGCCGGCGGGCCCCGCTCCGTGGGCACCTTGTTTGTGGCCGCAGCGAAAACGCTTGGCGCCATTCTCCGACCTCCGTCCTCATCGCTCGCGCCATTCTATCACACGGTAGCTTCACAGGTAAGGTAAAAAATGGcagcaccttttttttttcatggaaCCACGCTGTTAATAAGTTAATCTGAACCCAGCAAGATGACAAAATACGCCAACCTTCCAGAGAGAATAGAATAGCTGTGACGGTGGCTCGCTTTGCCGGACTCAGCTTCCGATGGTGAACTTGAATCTTGACGAGAAATGCAGGCGCGGAGACAgtgatttcttctcttttcttttttttgaaatgtttaCTCTTTTCAAATTCGCATATATACGTTGCCAAGAAAATAATAAATTCGCGTATAAAAGGATTCCTGATGTGTAGCGATTTGTCACGCCGTCTTTTCACCTCCTCGGCAAACCAACCAGCAAACCTCCCACCCTACCGCGTCACCTTCACGCACCAACCGCGGTGAAATTTGTAACCCCAAGACAGGTCACGGTTAAAGTAGAAAAAAGAACGAGTGTCAGCTTCACAAGCTAGCTTAGGAATGGAGCttaagtttagtccgtgtcacatcggatattcggatgtgagctgattacaaaactaattacataacccctaggctaaatcgcgagatgaatctattaagcctaattaatccatcattagcgaatgtttactgaagtatcatattatcaaatcatgaactaattaggtttaatggattcgtctcgcgatttagcctagggattgtgaaattggttttgtaattagcctatatttaatactcctaattaatgtccaaacatctgatgtgacaggggctaaaatttagctcggggatccaaacacccccttagctctcttttttttcctttttgtcgcCACCTGCGATCTCACTTGATGATTCATAACCACGCAGGGCGGCACGTTTTggctactactccctccgttccaaattattattcgttcaaaatattattcattttaactttttttaatttataatttttacatgaaaaaatcaaaacaaatagtaatttaggacggagagCTAAAACAaacagtaatttgggatggagaatAACATTTTGTTTGGCGCCATTTGCTCGAATTAACATCTGTTATTAGCAAAGCTAACTCCTAGGCGCTTCTTCCTTCACCCACCGGTTTGTATCGACTCTTTTAATTGCCTACCGGCGTGATTGTGACCGACCCTATAATCTCGGAATGGTTACAATCGATTGTGACcgatctttttttcttcttctcgtgGTTCTCAGACAGTAGACGACAGTGATGGAACCAGCAGAGTCGGAGACGAAAAAGGCAGGCGTCGTGGACCCGATCCTGTCACCAAGATTTGTTCACGTACCACTCCAGGATGCGTGGCGTGTTCGTGAGGTGGCGCGACAGGAGCCCGTAACGGCCACGATCAGGTCCACGACGCGCGCCTGCACACCCTTTGCGGTTGCTGCTGCGGTCACCGCTGACGTGGTACGAacgcgccaccgccaccagcgTTTTGGTCGTGATCGTTTTGGCGGATTTTAGCATCGGAGTCTCCGAGAAAATCGCCGGACAACCTTTGTCGGTGTTAGGAAGCTGTTCGGCTCAATTCATAAGGCAGCTGAAAAGATGAAACGATtaatttgttatgagagaaaaacatTATTTGGTGACTAATAAATtgactgataagctgaagcgaacggaACCTTAATAGTCCCTAGCCTGTGGCTCGAGGTCGTAGTTTTCGAAAAAATTCGCAGTAGTCCCCTATCCTGTGCCTCGAGGTCGTAGTTTTCGAAAAAATTCGCAGTCTGTGTAGCAAAACTCAACTTTTAAAACCTTGTCGACTTGTCGTGCAAGGCCGCCGCGTGCATGCGCCACCTGTGGGGCCACACTGGCACGTCGGCCCTCCACCGTAACACCCGTCCGTCGCTCGCTAATTGCTTGCTCGATACGCCTCCAAATTCTTAAGCCTGCCGCGTCACCCTCACGCGCCAATCGTGCCCAAAAATTTAAACCCGAGCTGATGAACCTCACCAGTTCTTTTGTCGCCATGTGGAGTACCGCTGCGATTACACTCTCAGCCTCACCTTCTCTGATCCAGAGCTAGCAATGCAAGCCACTACTAGCTAGTCATCACGCTATGCTTTACAGGTCACCTGAAAAACGCCCAAATCTAATCTGACCTGCTCTGAACGTGAACCTCTTTCTTAATTTAACAAAAGGCCATGATGGCGCACCATGCATCTTTGTGGGACCCACCGCTGTTAACTTAATTGAAACCCAACAAGGACCCTTCGAGAGAGAGCGGGGAAGAACACAGTGAGGATCACTCGCCGGATCCAACTTTTCCAGGATCAACAGCCTTGCGCACTACTATCCCGCCACGCGTTGTGGCCAGACAAAGCTTTGAATTCTCGGGAATTCAGGGGAGAAAGTGACTCAAgataacaaatgcttcaaactTTTCTTGCGAAATTCAGGCGAGAAATTAAAGTGACCTACAATAAATGCTTTCCAGTTTCCATGATAATCCAAGCAAAAATGAAATAGGGTCCATctgtagtactccctccgtcccaaattactattcgttttaagttttctagatacatagactttgctatgcatctagatatacgctgtatctagatacatagcaaaagctatataGACGCACTCTAAGATTCTGAGCTACCATGCCGATTTACTGTAGCTTTTGAATTTGGTTCAATACTCGATACGGCATTATTTTGAGCATAGTAGGAgacaatatttttttcattattaCTTTAGGTTAATATTTTTGGTTTAGGCGTGCGTAGCGCGCCAATCTGACTAGTTAAGGGCTAACCTCCATCTCATGACTCTCTTTGTAATGAGTCGGATTACCACCCGAGTCGATTTCCGTTCAGACTCCGCAATGTGGCCACTATTTATCAGGCTgtcctgtccagatcacaatccgatacggatacaatcgaggacctcgactactactcggatccggacaaggagactcctttattagGTCCGCAGTAGGGCCTAGTAATCACATtaactccccaaggcagattcgtctactaacCCAACATAAAGCCACCCACTCTTGCCAAAAACAACGAttcgcgcctcatcgcctaccttgacactctcccgtactaggagggagctcctctgtcacccatctacgaggtcaccacggaggtcatcacttcaagctcgggaagccactctccagagcgagaactcttcgctgtcattactggacaagaggatgaagaagaagtgTAATGGAACAAAAACCCACGACATGAGCGTCACCTGGATGACGTCTCGTAGGATGAACTCACCGCTAATGTTGTCGGAGAAGAGAtcaaagctcaaagaactcaaatccgagcaagaaatgctgcaacagcagagcgccgccgccgccttgcagcggacctaccaatccagaacctggataaagcctttgaagcagttcatatgcgtcaccatcgtactcccctaGCTACTGTCGCATTTATTGATCTCATGACCCGCGcgatgcctcagaacaagtacacaagaTAGTTGGCTGAACTGGTGGAACTCGCatatgaacaactcgatcaacagaATCCGATATAGTCAGTCCAACACTCCCCATCCAGCGAcatcaacatggcagcagccatagagaccctccatccagaccaagtcaactcggagacgccagaccaagccaagctggagttGAAGGTAGTCGAGCAGGATcctcgggaggctgtggccaccgtggggctaacccaaAGACTGAACGCCCAGTAAAAGACCTctgcaacaagatcaacacTAGTTGTGACGTCCATACCATCATCGACAGACGGTGCCGCGAGCGCAAGCAAAAAGTCGAACATCCAGGAGATGATACTGAcaggttccccgccttctcaagacgtgcgaggaggacaactctatccgaaaagttcaaacccccgagtatcaccaagtacgatggcaagcaaatCCAGTCCAATGActccggtgctactcgctatAAGTACAAGAACACGggggaaacgacgacaccaaagtcatatactcccccatctgcatggaggcggcaccactcacatggctcgaatcattggataagaactccatcgactcgtggaaggacctcaaggtagcgttcaccaacaactacacaaaggcaatgcagcatcctagcaacaggatcaacttgtctcaagttaaacaacaagaaggcgagaccttgcggagctacttacgtcgcttcttcgacaagaaggctaCAATCATGGATGTCATGGAGCGTGACGTTATTgactgcttccagaacggcCTTCACAACCGCCGAATGTTCCATGACTTGGGCAGAAGATGCCCCGCtgatatcaaatctctcaagatcatgatacagacatgggcagatgaagaagatagggagatcgaatggttcgagtccaatcgcaacaaaGAGCCAAAATAGCAACAATCAAAACAACGGCTAAAGCAATGATAAGAACTGCAATGATCGCCCCCAACAATGATAACCAAACTAACTACTtgggaggtcacaaccgcaagcgcaagTCAGACAATATTGTCGTGGCAATTTCGCAGTCATCCCAGAAAGGTGGTGGCAAGAATCAAGATAGACCCTcattcaacgagctcctgaagaaacagtgcccatggcacccatacctcAACCACTCTatgatagattgtttcagtctatgAAGAGTCATGAAAAACCTGccagagccatctggcaccaaagaaaagggcaaggctaaggaagacaaagatgatggtgataatggcaagttccagaacccatcaaacaccgtcaacgtcatcttcggcaaAACCCCGAGTTTTACTACTAAGTGGTCTCGGAAGCTCattcttcgagagataatgttcATTGAACCTGCGATGCCAACGTttctcaaatggtccgaggtgccaattaccttttacagaaggaccaatggaccaattTCTTAGACCCAGGATGGTATCTCATCATCCTGGACCCGGTTGTCGCTGGCTCCAGACTTACTAAaatactcatcgacggtggtagCGGTCTCAATGTCCTGTTCACCAAgatactgaagaagatgggtgtggcggaaccacctcggattagcttgattaagcagagtTGAGCctcctaacatgcgacactcctgcctaactcgagctaacacgaagcgccgtcggatttcatccgatttaaccactttaacaggatcgagttcagcaaacccacacaaggtgagcggttacagagaatacaacaagtccaccgagttaaacaagttttaaccattttagttcaaccatAAAGTCCAACATTAGAGTTtacaaaacaaaagaacaacagagaaaacactagcggaagacttcgtcgagGTCGGATAtcctgggcgaggccagccagaacatcactggatactctcctcgccgtccgaggaggggtcccactcgaccgtccagcctggcgggagctggggcggccaagcaccaaccagagaggggtcggacgcagcgacttcacctgaaaacagaagtcacaacaaggctgagctactaagctcaacaagacttaaccgataggagtaaggactactcctccttctagacatgcaaggcttcttggctgaggggtttgtttgccaaaagcactaagtaaaacctattttcaagttttagctccggttctaagtttattaaccggtctaggttttgcaacctattctaagcaaccatagagccagacaagatgtgtagatataacaacaacattgccatcatcagattcctcatttactcagggtgacatagcgatcaagcaatctcaagctgtgagaggcagacgaatcgattcgagttctttaaccatgcatggtgaacctagcctcacgacatccgcgcacccggaggtcgcttcctgtgtcggccttccccatcaatcccctaacccgtgtcgggcccatttcctttggtgcaaggttccacaaacccggcctctgccgtcctgtgaccacacattgccaccacgtgcgacaaccagcaggggaaactccgttccaagaacaatggggcgaccgctcacgtctaggttcaatccggtactaggcttcctcatcccatactaagtatgaggctagtactttcaaacacttgatcacgaacaccaccactgtcgggccttagcagatttcatagacagacggggcgaccatccgaccaccaaaaagttacccaaaaccctgccccatccatcgtccttatagttataacaggagagtaaacatgcaactcctataactcgcgagtgacaggaaatcactcggcttttaccgttttttcctagtttaagcaatgcagctactcggtccaacagctagtgctcagatcactgggataactatgttatgcatctagggtttcacataactcctatacgtaaatgcacaagcatgttacagaaggcatgcgcaagtctggtaaaacacgtaggactttcatgcaaccggggcttgccttcaagcaaggaggacgggaactgctcggctTCAGAGGCGACTTCGACtgcggagggcaggagctcggctacagcttcttcttctggcgccgggtgaagctcgtagaaaccgtcggcgaggtgcagctctacacgaatgcaatgcaagggttagcttagaaagttagttcaacagcaacactggctcgcctgagcccagaaactcgcgacaaagagcaggaggttatggtggttcgagagctgatgatgatcaaaaggtaagggtaggaaggaactagtggtctgatccttcaactagaggatgtgagaaaccaggggtccttagacgcaagcgctgaagggttcccaagttttacacatacaccctcgagttgaagaaaagatcacagccaagacctcgggcgaggcggataagggtcggcagaacagacagggtcggacgagacggaactggggtcgggcggataggaggggtcgggcgaggcggaactggggtcggcaactcaccttcttcctgaaaggaaagcttggggtcgggaagaggcagacttgggcagaggggctaaagcttcgagcaaggctaagactggcaatgctccggcggcggcgctgtttcttgtggatcacaagagagctcttacgcagcacggggagcaaactgctgggtgacttggaggaactgagagggaactgggagaagaacttctcaagaactgggtggatggcgctaggagcttgagcagggagctagagaaagctaagggcaacaagagcggagggaactccggtgacgggggcattccttttatagctgctgggggtagaggaacggaaacggcgcggggagagagaaggggagcggcgcgaaggccggggaaagcaatggagtgctctgccgtggcggcgattgagcacaaagggcggtggtgcagaactccgggggtgacgccagcgatcattgcgttctaccgtcagggcggcgtaggggcgggtagactggtggttgggatttggcggagagcgggcgtcatcgtgcggaagaggtgatagaagcgaccggttaaacggcgctagaatcgagggcgcacaggtgagaggacaggcggacgcgggcgcgggggagagcgcggaacaacagattgtcgggcggcgtctgacggagcgggaaaggaactgtcgcggccgcggtcggggttggcggtggaggaatcgtcgtgtagcggcgaccgggcggcgcaactgtggctgaaagggacggaaaagacgggcgacatcgggctctggggccgggatctggtggcgtgatgatgggcgcgggaggcgaggctctgcagaaaggggtgcagagggcttccgctgctattggggaaaaggggcgcgggaacccactctgctgcttgccagagacaaaactgagcgatggcgtcggagaagatgagccacgcggcaggaagactctgaggcggccatgcaactcgagtgcggctgtcgcgggggatctggaaaaagatctcgcgggtccacctgtGGATAGATCTGACGGGTGAgaaagatcagcaggatccggcggtgggctgagctcgccggggtcggaaaAGGAGCGaggcgggaaggggtcggatccaggggtcgggatcggcggaaaaactgggcacttaggtgcggtcaagcaaaacagctgactaaggttaagggctgggaTCAAGCCTAACTGgaaaggcttaggggtcggtcgttacaatgGGTCTCGAcgtcaccgatatgctcacctaatgaactctccgttctatgggATCATCCCGAGCAATGCGGCTGTACTCCTCGGTCAGGTAGTTTTGCCAGTTACCATTGGGACAAAGAACACTACTGGACAGATACATCCGATTCGAGGTATCGGACTTCGAAACATCGtaccatgccatcctcggaagacaagcattggccaaattcatggccatcccgcactatatgtacttagtactcaagatgccgagaCCTAAGGGAGTACTCTCTCTACGGGGAGCCTTGAAGAGGTCATATGACGCGACACAaaagccgtggagctagcaggaactacccaagtaccaaactcgatgatgcaagtcttcgccgcatCCAAGAAGCTATCCCGTTAGAGCTcgagattccagaaaagaagtcggggtcAACAAGGTtaagccggcaagtgaagtagatatcaaatccattgaccttgagactggtgatagctctaAAATAGCTctgattggcacagggctggatcctaaataggaaagcgcgctcatctGCTTCCTCCGGACCAACGAGACATTTTCGTGTGAAAACTAGCGGACATGCCGGGCAtgcccaaggagttgatcgaacactcactcaatgtgaatccaaaagctacaccaaaaaggcaacgCCTACGACGATTTgtccaagacagaagggaagctatcaagaaagagctagtcaaactactcgcggcaagcttcataaaagaagtttaTCGTCCtgagtggctcgccaatcctgtcctggtgcaaaagaaaaacaacaataagTGGAGGATAtgtgttgactacacagacGTCACCAAGCACTATCTAAAgtatcccttcgggctcccaagGATCGATCGAGTCATCAACTCCGCAGCTGGATGCgccctcctctgtttcctcgattgctactcggggtatcaccagatagctctcaacgAGGATGACTAGATCAAAACCGTGTTCATCACgcccatacggagctttctgctccATAACAACgtctttcgggttgaagaacgcatgCACTACTTATCAatgggcaatccaggagtgctttaAGAAGTAGCTACACTGCAACgtggaggcgtacgtggacgacgtggttgtaaagactagaaatcccGACGACCTAattgcggatctagaagaaactttcacaagttTGTGAGAGTTCCAGTGGAAGCTCAATCCGACCATGTGCGTCTTCGGCATTCGCTtcgaaaaactactcgggttcatcattagtcccgaggcattgaagctaacctcgagaagatctccgccatcacttacatgcatgccccatcaagcatcaaggacatccagaagctgacaggatgcatggcggccctcaacagattcatcttaaggcttggagaatgggacctacccttcttcaaactactcaagcggcaagacaactttcagtggaccgaggaggcagatcaagccctacaacaattaaaggacttcctatcaaaaccaccggtcctcacggcgccaaaccccaatgaagacttacGGCTCTACACCGCCGCAACTACTCACATTGTCAGCACGGTGATTGTGATTGAAAGACCGGAACCAGGACATGTATTCGTAAGCGATGTGCTGTCAGATTCCAAGAATAGATATCCACCAGTCTAGAAGCTGCTATACACGATACTGCTCACCTCCCGCAAGTTACGACAttatttccaggagcacaagatcTCTGTTGTCACCAACATCCccctgggagaaattctccacaatcgggatgtaacaagaagaatatctaagtggatGGTAGAACTCGGAGTATTGCCCCTAGAATTCAAATCAAGGACTGGAATCAAGTCTCAGGCtctagtcaatttcatggcagagtggctgaagaatcaactaccaacgccaGTAGAGCGTCCAGAGTGCTGGGTCAATGCAttactcaagctcgagggcgtcgatgcaggagtactcttgatatctcccaaaggcgaacaactcaagtacgtcctgcaaatcttctgggaagtgtCCAACAACGAATCTGAATACGAGGTATTTCTGCACGGGTTCCGTCTAGTAGTCTCACCAGGAATAAAGCGATTACTAGTCTATGACGACTTACTgctggtgatcaatcaagtcaacgatgagtgggaccgcCATAAGGAGAATATGGATGCAtattgcctagaagtacgccagctagagaacaaattctctggtttGAAGTTCCGTCATGTAGTTTGCGACAACAACGGTGCCGTGgatgtcctatccaagcttggatctactcgtgctcaagttccagcaggggTATTCGTCCATGAGGTACATAAGCCATCCATAATAGAGCCGGCACCATCAACGACCACTGATCGAGGTTCTACCACACCATACCGGGAGGT harbors:
- the LOC117850438 gene encoding F-box protein At2g23160, which translates into the protein MVKGRRSKRRRCPAASLTDDLIVEILSRLPARSVCRFRCVSTAWRDLIYANHRKLPQTLAGFFTMHDGEGSMSSVPHFTNVSGRDGPLVPSSFEFLPNRVYLQHSCNGLVLLSYWPNQPDDLYCFVCNPATKKWMQLPGFLFGGRCWGLSLGFDPIASPHFYVFQLFEDYRNLVAGVQVYSSETGQTVGEETEWDNRVIGRCAPFSVSVFLNGCQHYLTYDPAIAVVDTRGKLRRSIPVPDNKDDGFIHQSQGRLYYANFEADDEDEVVRLVVYVLEDYDNQQWTLKHSAEAEYVLGRTSSNLFRDFELVAIHPDCNIIFYTVGWDKTLMSYDMDRRRVQVICTLGQDTRERYLPYVPSFSELQALHA